One Sphingomonas sabuli genomic region harbors:
- a CDS encoding valine--tRNA ligase — MSELPKAFDPGAIETRWYAHWESHGLFRPERGDATPWTIVMPPPNVTGSLHIGHALDNTLQDILTRHARMQGKDALWVVGTDHAGIATQMVVERNLDSQGVKRADIGREAFLEHVWEWKAQSGGAITRQLRRLGASCDWSNERFTMDDAYRSAVTHTFVELHKRGLIYRDKRLVNWDPRFQTAISDLEVETKEQQGKFWHLSYPLEDGSGSISVATTRPETMLADMAVAVHPDDERYAQLVGKQVRLPITGRLIPIITDEHADPELGSGAVKITPGHDFNDFEVGKRAGIEARAMLNMLDAQGNIVQTADGLVPEALLGLERFEARKRVVELLESEGALISVEDRVIATPFGDRSGVVIEPWLTDQWYVDAKTLAEPAIAAVRDGTIRVVPETWKKTWYNWLENIQPWCVSRQLWWGHRIPAFYGDDGEVFVAATEEQAREQAGGKPLRQDDDVLDTWFSSALWPFATLGWPKQTEELKRHYPNDVLISGFDILFFWDARMAMQGFELMGEAPWKTLYLHGLVRDDKGQKMSKSKGNVVDPLGLINKYGADALRFTLAAMESQGRDIKLDEKRVEGYRNFATKLWNAARFLQMNGVGASDSIAAPDAALPVNRWIIGEVVDTLAKLDRAFTELRFDDMADAIYHFTWGTFCDWYVELVKGQFDDETKRVAAWAFDQILVMLHPLMPFITEELWAAMGERPYELILARWPAPEASIDPQAKAEMDWAIDLVSQIRSARTELNVPPSAKLHLFTGNPPQDVVDRLDRQHAMLSRLARLDSIQLSAFDGKGAAQLLAGGTSYALPLEGVIDLAAEKARLAKAAEAAEKERDSLAARLGNANFVERAKPEAVEKARADHAEKAGDAERYRAALERLG; from the coding sequence ATGAGCGAACTGCCCAAAGCCTTCGATCCGGGCGCGATCGAGACGCGCTGGTATGCCCATTGGGAATCGCACGGCCTGTTCCGTCCCGAACGGGGCGATGCGACGCCGTGGACGATCGTCATGCCGCCGCCCAACGTTACCGGTTCGCTGCACATCGGCCATGCGCTCGACAACACGCTGCAGGACATCCTGACACGCCACGCGCGGATGCAGGGCAAGGACGCCTTGTGGGTGGTCGGCACCGACCATGCCGGGATCGCCACGCAGATGGTGGTCGAACGCAACCTCGACAGCCAGGGCGTCAAGCGCGCCGACATTGGGCGCGAGGCGTTCCTAGAGCACGTCTGGGAATGGAAGGCGCAATCCGGCGGTGCGATCACGCGCCAGCTGCGCCGGCTGGGCGCCAGCTGCGACTGGTCGAACGAGCGCTTCACGATGGACGACGCCTATCGGTCGGCGGTCACTCACACGTTCGTCGAGCTGCACAAGCGCGGCCTGATTTATCGCGACAAAAGGCTGGTGAACTGGGACCCGCGCTTCCAGACCGCCATTTCCGACCTCGAAGTCGAAACCAAGGAACAGCAGGGCAAGTTCTGGCACCTCAGCTATCCGCTGGAAGACGGCAGCGGATCGATCTCGGTCGCCACCACTCGGCCCGAAACCATGCTCGCCGACATGGCGGTGGCGGTGCATCCGGACGACGAACGCTACGCCCAGCTAGTGGGCAAGCAGGTGCGGCTGCCGATTACCGGACGCCTGATCCCGATCATCACCGACGAACACGCCGATCCGGAGCTTGGGTCGGGCGCGGTCAAGATCACGCCGGGCCACGACTTCAACGACTTCGAAGTCGGCAAGCGGGCCGGGATCGAAGCCCGCGCCATGCTCAACATGCTCGATGCGCAGGGCAACATCGTCCAGACCGCCGACGGGCTCGTGCCCGAGGCGCTGCTTGGCCTCGAGCGGTTCGAGGCGCGCAAGCGCGTGGTCGAACTGCTTGAAAGCGAGGGCGCGCTGATCTCCGTCGAGGACCGGGTGATCGCCACCCCGTTCGGCGACCGGTCCGGCGTGGTCATCGAACCGTGGCTGACCGATCAATGGTATGTGGATGCCAAGACGCTGGCCGAACCGGCAATCGCGGCCGTGCGCGACGGGACGATCCGGGTCGTTCCGGAAACGTGGAAGAAGACCTGGTACAACTGGCTCGAGAATATCCAGCCGTGGTGCGTGTCGCGCCAATTGTGGTGGGGCCACCGCATTCCCGCTTTCTACGGCGACGATGGCGAGGTGTTCGTCGCGGCGACCGAGGAGCAGGCGCGCGAACAGGCCGGCGGCAAGCCGCTGCGCCAGGACGATGACGTGCTGGACACGTGGTTCTCATCCGCCTTGTGGCCGTTCGCCACGCTGGGCTGGCCGAAACAGACCGAGGAGCTGAAGCGGCACTATCCCAACGACGTGCTCATCTCGGGCTTCGACATCCTGTTCTTCTGGGATGCGCGGATGGCGATGCAGGGCTTCGAACTGATGGGCGAGGCGCCGTGGAAGACGCTTTACCTCCACGGACTGGTGCGCGACGACAAGGGACAGAAGATGTCCAAGTCGAAGGGCAACGTCGTCGATCCGCTCGGCCTGATAAACAAATATGGCGCGGACGCGCTGCGCTTCACGCTGGCGGCGATGGAAAGCCAGGGCCGCGACATCAAGCTCGATGAAAAGCGCGTCGAGGGCTATCGCAACTTTGCCACCAAGCTGTGGAATGCCGCGCGCTTCCTGCAGATGAACGGGGTCGGCGCGTCCGACAGCATTGCCGCGCCGGACGCGGCATTGCCGGTCAACCGCTGGATCATCGGCGAAGTGGTCGACACGCTGGCCAAGCTCGACCGCGCGTTCACCGAGCTGCGTTTCGACGACATGGCCGACGCCATCTATCACTTCACCTGGGGCACGTTCTGCGACTGGTATGTGGAGCTGGTGAAGGGCCAGTTCGACGACGAGACCAAGCGCGTCGCCGCCTGGGCGTTCGACCAGATCCTGGTCATGCTGCACCCGCTGATGCCGTTCATCACCGAGGAGTTGTGGGCGGCGATGGGCGAGAGGCCGTACGAACTCATTCTTGCCAGGTGGCCGGCACCCGAAGCGTCGATCGACCCGCAGGCGAAGGCCGAGATGGACTGGGCAATCGACCTCGTAAGCCAGATACGTTCGGCCCGCACCGAACTGAATGTGCCGCCGTCCGCCAAGCTGCACCTGTTCACTGGCAATCCGCCGCAGGACGTCGTCGACCGGTTAGACCGGCAACATGCGATGCTGTCGCGGCTTGCCCGGCTGGACTCGATCCAGCTGTCGGCGTTCGACGGCAAGGGCGCCGCGCAGCTGCTCGCGGGCGGGACCAGCTACGCGCTGCCACTCGAAGGCGTGATCGACCTTGCGGCGGAAAAGGCGCGGCTGGCGAAGGCCGCGGAGGCTGCGGAGAAAGAACGCGACAGTCTCGCGGCGCGGCTCGGCAATGCCAATTTCGTCGAGCGGGCCAAGCCCGAAGCGGTCGAGAAAGCGCGCGCCGACCATGCCGAAAAGGCTGGCGACGCGGAACGCTATCGCGCGGCGCTGGAACGGCTGGGCTGA
- a CDS encoding diacylglycerol/lipid kinase family protein translates to MPQPLPKQAILIVNAMSRRGADVFDDAVAKLTAAGVDLIDSHAVKKPEDMDPIVKKAIASAPMVIIGGGDGSLSSNVDHFVGKGTVFAVLPLGTANSFAKTLGIGDNLDAAVDAIANGVRRRIDLGMIDDNYFANAAALGLSPLIADTVPHNLKKYLGMFGYMLWAARVAFKFRPFRLRVTMEDGSVHSAWATEARIANGSHHGGVQLVEGAEIDSGEIVIQAVTGKSLWGLSWSWFTTLLHMSAKDLTTTEWSGKKILLEARPRQKISVDGEIEAKTPVTVRVAGACIEVAAPSPDSAADQPSRSSAAR, encoded by the coding sequence ATGCCCCAACCCCTTCCCAAACAGGCGATCCTTATCGTCAACGCCATGAGTCGCCGCGGCGCCGACGTTTTCGATGACGCGGTGGCCAAGCTGACGGCCGCGGGCGTCGACCTTATCGATAGTCATGCGGTCAAGAAGCCGGAGGACATGGACCCGATCGTCAAGAAGGCCATCGCCAGCGCGCCGATGGTCATTATCGGCGGCGGCGACGGATCGCTCAGCAGCAACGTCGATCATTTCGTCGGCAAGGGCACGGTCTTCGCCGTGCTACCGCTGGGCACCGCCAACAGCTTCGCCAAGACGCTGGGCATCGGCGACAATCTGGACGCCGCGGTGGATGCCATCGCCAACGGCGTGCGCCGGCGCATCGACCTTGGCATGATCGACGACAATTATTTCGCCAACGCCGCGGCGCTGGGGCTTAGCCCGCTGATCGCCGACACCGTGCCGCACAACCTGAAGAAGTATCTGGGCATGTTCGGTTACATGCTGTGGGCCGCGCGCGTCGCCTTCAAGTTCCGGCCGTTTCGGTTGCGCGTGACCATGGAGGACGGGAGCGTCCACAGCGCATGGGCGACCGAAGCCCGCATCGCCAATGGATCGCACCATGGCGGTGTGCAGCTGGTCGAGGGCGCGGAAATCGACAGTGGTGAAATCGTCATCCAGGCCGTGACCGGCAAGAGCTTATGGGGCTTGAGCTGGAGCTGGTTCACCACCCTCCTCCACATGTCCGCCAAGGACCTGACCACCACCGAATGGAGCGGAAAGAAGATCCTGCTCGAGGCGCGGCCGCGCCAGAAGATCAGCGTCGACGGGGAGATCGAAGCCAAGACCCCGGTCACGGTCCGCGTAGCCGGCGCCTGTATCGAGGTAGCCGCGCCGTCACCCGACTCGGCGGCGGATCAGCCCAGCCGTTCCAGCGCCGCGCGATAG
- the hemB gene encoding porphobilinogen synthase yields the protein MSQPAYPSLRMRRGRRAPWMREMLAEHRLHPSDFIWPLFVCSGDGCEEPIDALPGVSRWSVNRLGERAREAASAGIPCIALFPNTPGELRSEDAREALNANNLICSAVKAIKDAVPDIGVLTDVALDPYTSHGHDGLVDADGCVVNDDTVKLLVEQALVQCGAGADIVAPSDMMDGRVGAIRAALEDAGHCDTAIMAYAAKYASAFYGPFRDAVGSGGRLKGDKRGYQMNPANSDEALREVALDIAEGADMVMVKPGLPYLDVVQRVRDTFQVPTFAYQVSGEYAMIEHAARAGAGDRDALMMETLLAFKRAGATGVLTYHALDAARLLNG from the coding sequence ATGTCCCAGCCAGCCTATCCGTCGCTTCGCATGCGCCGCGGCCGCCGTGCACCCTGGATGCGCGAAATGCTGGCCGAACACCGGCTGCACCCAAGCGATTTCATCTGGCCGCTGTTCGTCTGTTCCGGCGATGGATGCGAAGAACCGATCGACGCGCTACCGGGCGTCAGCCGCTGGTCGGTCAACCGGCTGGGCGAGCGCGCCCGCGAAGCCGCCAGCGCCGGCATTCCCTGCATCGCCCTTTTTCCAAACACGCCGGGCGAATTGCGGAGCGAGGACGCACGCGAAGCGCTCAATGCCAACAATCTCATCTGCAGCGCGGTCAAGGCGATCAAGGACGCGGTGCCGGACATCGGCGTCCTGACCGACGTCGCGCTCGATCCGTACACCAGTCACGGCCACGACGGGCTGGTCGATGCCGACGGCTGCGTGGTCAACGACGACACGGTCAAGCTGCTGGTCGAACAGGCGCTGGTCCAGTGCGGGGCCGGTGCCGATATCGTCGCCCCGTCCGACATGATGGATGGCCGCGTCGGCGCGATCCGCGCGGCGCTTGAAGACGCCGGTCACTGCGACACCGCGATCATGGCCTATGCGGCCAAATATGCGTCAGCTTTCTATGGCCCGTTCCGCGACGCGGTCGGCAGCGGCGGGCGGTTGAAGGGCGACAAGCGCGGCTATCAGATGAACCCGGCCAATTCGGACGAGGCGCTGCGCGAAGTCGCGCTCGACATCGCAGAGGGTGCGGACATGGTGATGGTCAAGCCGGGCCTGCCCTATCTCGACGTGGTCCAGCGCGTCCGCGACACCTTCCAGGTGCCGACCTTCGCTTACCAGGTGTCGGGCGAATATGCGATGATCGAACATGCCGCGCGCGCAGGCGCGGGCGACCGCGACGCGCTGATGATGGAAACGTTGCTGGCGTTCAAACGGGCGGGCGCGACCGGCGTTCTGACCTATCACGCGCTGGACGCGGCGCGGCTGCTCAATGGCTGA
- a CDS encoding GNAT family N-acetyltransferase encodes MAEVVAETERLRLRTWDDADLDEFVRHTNTPAVMRWLGGVWPLDQHRQGFERIQAIQRDHGHTLWLVERKADAALLGFCGLKRVNSPGGEAMHGEFEVGWRLREDAWGQGYAKEAAIAALDLAFDTLGADHVVALTVPGNRDSQKLMWRLGMHRRPDLDFIDPRFDDPGDLNPSIIHRIDAAEWPAARTAALGPR; translated from the coding sequence ATGGCTGAAGTGGTCGCGGAGACGGAGCGTCTCCGGCTGCGCACCTGGGACGACGCCGACCTCGACGAATTCGTCCGCCATACCAACACGCCTGCGGTGATGCGCTGGCTCGGCGGCGTCTGGCCGCTCGACCAGCATCGTCAGGGCTTCGAGCGCATCCAGGCAATTCAGCGCGACCATGGCCACACCTTGTGGCTGGTCGAGCGCAAGGCTGACGCCGCGCTGCTCGGCTTTTGCGGGCTGAAGCGGGTCAATTCGCCGGGCGGCGAGGCGATGCATGGCGAATTCGAAGTCGGCTGGCGCCTGCGCGAGGACGCGTGGGGGCAGGGCTATGCCAAGGAAGCGGCGATCGCCGCGCTTGACCTGGCCTTTGATACGCTGGGCGCTGACCACGTCGTTGCGCTGACCGTCCCGGGCAACCGCGACAGCCAGAAACTGATGTGGCGGCTTGGCATGCATCGCCGCCCGGACCTTGATTTCATCGATCCCCGCTTTGACGATCCGGGCGACCTCAACCCGTCCATCATCCACCGGATCGACGCCGCGGAATGGCCGGCGGCCCGCACGGCCGCGCTTGGTCCGCGCTAG
- a CDS encoding phenylalanine 4-monooxygenase — protein MLQANDRETDPPKQGWQSYVVPQGWEAFSAEDHAVWDLLFERQSQLLGSRVVAPFLDGIDLLRLSHPGIPELGELNAILVPRTGWRTVAVPGLVPDDVFFAMLSERVFPVGNFIRTRDQIDYLEAPDCFHDLFGHIPMLANHDFAHMVEHVGRLGLAAVARGEGERVARLYWHSVEFGLALEGGDLKILGAGLASSFGEAHFSLEDERVERTPFTVGRAVATAYRHDAFQPRYLVSSSLDQTIASVTALKADRLLGLQMEEA, from the coding sequence ATGTTGCAAGCCAACGATCGCGAGACCGACCCGCCGAAGCAGGGCTGGCAATCCTATGTCGTGCCGCAGGGGTGGGAGGCATTCTCGGCCGAGGACCATGCGGTCTGGGACCTGCTGTTCGAGCGCCAGTCGCAGCTGCTGGGATCGCGGGTGGTGGCGCCGTTCCTCGACGGCATCGACCTGCTGCGCCTGTCGCACCCCGGCATCCCGGAGCTTGGCGAGCTTAACGCGATCCTCGTCCCCCGCACCGGATGGAGGACTGTCGCCGTGCCGGGGCTGGTGCCGGACGACGTCTTCTTCGCCATGCTGTCGGAACGGGTGTTCCCGGTCGGCAATTTCATCCGCACCCGCGACCAGATCGACTATCTCGAAGCGCCCGACTGCTTCCATGACCTGTTCGGCCACATTCCGATGCTCGCCAATCACGATTTCGCGCACATGGTCGAACATGTCGGGCGGCTGGGCCTTGCCGCGGTGGCGCGCGGGGAGGGCGAGCGGGTCGCCCGCCTGTACTGGCACAGCGTCGAATTCGGTCTGGCGCTGGAAGGCGGCGATCTGAAGATCCTTGGCGCCGGGCTCGCATCCAGCTTCGGGGAAGCGCATTTCAGCCTGGAAGACGAAAGGGTGGAGCGGACGCCCTTTACGGTCGGGCGGGCGGTGGCGACCGCTTATCGGCACGACGCGTTCCAGCCGCGCTATCTCGTTTCGAGCTCGCTGGATCAGACCATCGCCAGCGTTACCGCCCTGAAGGCCGACCGCCTGCTCGGCCTGCAAATGGAGGAGGCTTAG
- a CDS encoding N-succinylarginine dihydrolase: MPLREINFDGIVGPSHNYAGLSLGNLASTRNARQVSQPRAAALEGVEKMRANLQLGLAQGIFLPHPRPDRDWLARLGTTIEQADDALAANAMSASAMWAANAATVSPAPDTGDGTCHLTVANLRTMPHRSHEWQATLAQLQVAFADRAAFTVHGPVPGVFGDEGAANHMRLCASHGESGVEVFVYGRTGGAFPARQHIEACKAIARFHQLDPERTIFAEQSPQAIEAGAFHNDVVAVANERVLFAHEQAFADRDAVVAGCERLVPGFELVEVSAADVPIADAVTSYLFNAQLVSPPDGEMTLIVPSEARETPSVWAWLQRHLSGNGPIRKVEVVDVRQSMANGGGPACLRLRVLADPATVDPRFMVDAAKLDRIAAVIEAHWPQTIGNDGLRDPALVETIERARLALLNELDLAQLA, encoded by the coding sequence ATGCCGCTGCGCGAGATCAATTTCGACGGCATCGTCGGCCCCAGCCACAATTATGCCGGGCTCAGCCTTGGCAACCTCGCGTCGACGCGCAACGCGCGGCAGGTCTCGCAGCCGCGCGCCGCGGCGCTGGAAGGCGTTGAGAAGATGCGCGCCAACCTGCAGCTCGGGCTGGCGCAGGGCATCTTCCTGCCCCACCCGCGGCCGGACCGGGACTGGCTGGCACGGCTTGGCACGACCATCGAGCAGGCCGACGACGCGCTTGCCGCCAACGCCATGTCGGCTTCCGCCATGTGGGCCGCCAATGCGGCGACCGTATCGCCAGCGCCCGACACCGGCGACGGCACCTGCCACCTGACCGTCGCCAACCTGCGCACCATGCCGCACCGCAGTCACGAATGGCAGGCGACGCTGGCACAATTGCAGGTCGCCTTTGCCGACCGCGCCGCCTTCACCGTCCACGGTCCGGTGCCGGGCGTGTTCGGCGACGAAGGCGCGGCCAACCACATGCGGCTGTGCGCCAGCCATGGCGAGTCCGGTGTCGAGGTGTTCGTCTACGGCCGCACCGGCGGCGCCTTTCCGGCGCGCCAGCATATCGAGGCATGCAAGGCCATCGCTCGCTTTCATCAGCTCGATCCCGAGCGCACCATCTTCGCCGAACAGTCGCCGCAGGCGATCGAGGCCGGCGCCTTTCACAATGACGTCGTCGCCGTTGCCAACGAACGCGTCCTGTTCGCGCACGAACAGGCGTTCGCCGACCGGGATGCGGTGGTCGCAGGGTGCGAGCGTCTGGTGCCGGGGTTCGAACTGGTCGAAGTGAGCGCCGCCGATGTGCCGATCGCGGACGCCGTCACATCTTATCTGTTCAACGCGCAACTGGTCAGCCCGCCGGACGGCGAAATGACGCTGATCGTTCCCAGCGAAGCGCGGGAAACGCCCAGCGTCTGGGCCTGGCTGCAACGGCACCTGTCCGGCAACGGCCCGATCCGGAAGGTAGAAGTCGTCGATGTTCGCCAGTCGATGGCCAACGGCGGTGGGCCAGCCTGCCTGCGGCTGCGCGTTCTCGCCGATCCGGCAACGGTCGATCCGCGGTTCATGGTCGACGCTGCCAAGCTCGACCGGATCGCCGCGGTGATCGAGGCGCACTGGCCGCAGACGATCGGCAATGACGGCTTGCGCGATCCGGCACTCGTCGAAACCATCGAACGGGCCCGGCTGGCGCTTCTGAACGAGCTCGACCTCGCCCAACTCGCCTGA
- a CDS encoding arginine N-succinyltransferase, whose product MTFRVRPARPDDYPAIYKMAKLTGGGFTNLPPDKPTLVAKLERSAQSFARKTDEQRGDLYVFVLEDPKTGAIRGTCQVFGQVGVVQPFYSYNVTTLTQVSPELDKTFRNQLLSLTTDLEGSSEVGGLFLHPESRAGGLGALLSRSRYLFIKLHRQRFGERTLAELRGVMDEAGNAPFWDALAGRFFDMTFPEADEFNAVHGTRFIADLMPRTPIYVSLLPDSARAVMGQPHPSGRAALKMLENEGFVFDRYVDIFDGGPTVVAQTDAIKTVQDAKPLKIAAVGDTGSERVLLAAGQLMDFRACCASVAFDGEDKVIIDREAADLLEVGEGDEILSVAR is encoded by the coding sequence GTGACCTTCCGCGTCAGACCGGCGCGGCCGGACGATTATCCCGCCATCTACAAGATGGCCAAGCTGACCGGCGGCGGCTTCACCAACCTGCCGCCCGACAAGCCGACCCTGGTCGCCAAGCTGGAACGGTCGGCCCAATCCTTTGCGCGCAAAACAGACGAACAACGCGGCGATCTTTACGTGTTCGTGCTCGAGGATCCGAAGACCGGCGCGATCCGCGGCACCTGCCAAGTCTTCGGGCAGGTCGGCGTCGTGCAGCCGTTCTACAGCTATAACGTTACCACGCTGACGCAGGTCAGTCCGGAACTGGATAAGACCTTTCGCAACCAGTTGCTGTCGTTGACCACCGACCTTGAAGGGTCGTCGGAGGTGGGCGGCCTGTTCCTCCATCCGGAAAGTCGTGCCGGCGGGCTTGGCGCCCTGCTGTCGCGCAGCCGCTATCTGTTTATCAAGCTCCACCGCCAGCGGTTCGGCGAGCGTACGCTGGCCGAATTGCGCGGAGTCATGGACGAGGCCGGCAATGCACCCTTCTGGGACGCGCTGGCGGGTCGCTTCTTCGACATGACCTTCCCCGAGGCCGACGAGTTCAATGCCGTTCACGGCACCCGCTTCATCGCCGATCTGATGCCACGAACGCCGATCTATGTGTCCTTGCTGCCCGACAGTGCCCGGGCCGTGATGGGCCAACCGCATCCCAGCGGCCGGGCGGCCCTGAAGATGCTGGAGAACGAAGGCTTCGTGTTCGATCGCTACGTCGACATTTTCGACGGCGGGCCGACCGTCGTCGCGCAAACCGACGCCATCAAGACGGTGCAGGATGCCAAGCCGCTCAAGATCGCGGCGGTCGGTGACACCGGCAGCGAGCGCGTGCTGCTTGCTGCGGGCCAGTTGATGGACTTTCGCGCCTGCTGCGCCAGCGTCGCCTTCGACGGCGAGGACAAGGTGATCATCGACCGCGAAGCGGCCGACCTGCTGGAAGTCGGCGAGGGGGACGAGATCCTCAGCGTGGCGCGCTGA
- a CDS encoding hydrolase — MPTLSDVEQDAVNRAQAEPMLDQVRAWSAINSGSRNLPGLERVAGALADAFSVLPGELTLEDATDVEQVSENGATFTLDHGRNLHLAVRPDAPVQLLFTGHMDTVFGADHAFQDLQWLEDGVLNGPGVADMKGGLAVMLAALKAVEAVPGADRIGYEVVVNSDEEVGSPGSAALLARASRGKRAALTYEPSALPDGTLAGARPGSGNFSIVVNGRSAHAGRNPEDGRNALLAAADLALRFDQLRRDGLSVNPARIDGGSPNNVVPDKAVLRVNLRPRTPELQADAEEAIAAIVAAVAAERDVTIHAHGGFGRPPKPMTDDMLKLFELVKQAGADLGQPIGWKATGGVCDGNNIAACGVPVIDTMGVRGGKIHSMEEFLISESLGERAALSALTILRIAEGRL, encoded by the coding sequence ACAGCGGGTCCCGCAACCTGCCCGGGCTGGAGCGGGTCGCAGGCGCGCTTGCCGACGCATTTTCCGTGCTTCCGGGAGAGCTGACGCTGGAGGATGCGACCGACGTCGAGCAGGTCAGTGAGAACGGTGCGACCTTTACGCTGGACCACGGCCGCAACCTGCACCTTGCGGTTCGTCCCGACGCCCCGGTGCAACTGCTCTTCACCGGCCACATGGACACCGTGTTCGGCGCCGACCACGCGTTTCAGGACCTGCAATGGCTTGAGGACGGGGTGCTTAACGGCCCCGGAGTCGCGGACATGAAAGGCGGGCTGGCGGTCATGCTGGCCGCACTCAAGGCGGTCGAGGCGGTGCCGGGTGCCGACCGGATCGGTTATGAAGTCGTCGTTAACAGCGACGAGGAAGTCGGCTCGCCGGGATCGGCGGCGCTGCTGGCCCGGGCGTCCCGCGGCAAGCGCGCCGCGCTGACCTATGAGCCGTCGGCCTTGCCCGACGGCACGCTGGCCGGCGCACGTCCCGGAAGCGGCAATTTTTCGATCGTCGTGAACGGTCGGTCCGCGCACGCTGGGCGCAACCCCGAAGACGGACGCAATGCGCTGCTGGCGGCCGCCGACCTTGCGCTCCGCTTCGACCAACTTCGCCGCGACGGACTGAGCGTCAATCCGGCGCGGATCGACGGCGGCAGCCCGAACAATGTTGTTCCCGACAAGGCGGTGTTGCGCGTGAACCTGCGTCCCCGCACGCCGGAGCTTCAGGCCGACGCTGAAGAAGCGATCGCGGCCATTGTCGCCGCCGTCGCTGCGGAGCGCGACGTGACCATTCACGCGCACGGCGGGTTCGGCCGGCCGCCCAAACCAATGACCGACGACATGCTGAAACTGTTCGAGCTGGTGAAGCAGGCGGGCGCCGACCTTGGCCAGCCGATCGGCTGGAAAGCCACCGGCGGCGTGTGCGACGGCAATAATATCGCCGCTTGCGGCGTGCCCGTGATCGACACGATGGGCGTGCGCGGCGGTAAGATCCACAGCATGGAGGAATTTCTGATCAGCGAAAGCCTTGGCGAGCGTGCGGCGCTGTCCGCGCTGACCATCCTGCGCATTGCCGAAGGCCGCCTGTGA